In a genomic window of Hydrogenimonas thermophila:
- a CDS encoding transposase: MITQCIYCNHTKLYKLANGHLKCALCKRKISPAKIEKTKNIINAFCKNLTAREASKECKCSYMTAKTHYDQIRLLITQYLEEQYNKHAGEIKEFDEYFYLEKSKKKSENTIFDIQNFLTFDYGGKVYNILMPSLRKYRTHLLDDGMQHKYYNQLSRFITFRRVAKLEHLDNTIIKFWNFFEESIKRYRGVDKEYFIYYLKEVEFKFNYNIEEQKNILYSLYLT; the protein is encoded by the coding sequence ATGATCACTCAATGTATATATTGCAATCATACTAAACTGTATAAACTAGCAAATGGTCATCTAAAATGTGCATTATGTAAGCGTAAAATAAGCCCAGCAAAAATTGAAAAAACTAAAAATATTATTAATGCATTCTGTAAAAACTTGACAGCCAGAGAAGCTTCAAAAGAGTGTAAATGCAGCTATATGACTGCTAAAACACATTATGATCAAATACGCTTACTTATAACACAATATTTAGAAGAGCAGTACAACAAACATGCAGGTGAGATTAAAGAATTTGATGAATACTTTTACCTTGAAAAGAGTAAAAAGAAGAGTGAAAATACAATTTTTGATATTCAAAACTTTTTGACATTCGATTATGGTGGAAAGGTTTATAATATCCTTATGCCATCCCTTAGAAAATATCGTACCCATCTTCTTGATGATGGAATGCAACATAAATATTACAATCAGCTTTCACGCTTCATAACCTTCAGGAGGGTTGCAAAACTTGAACATTTAGACAATACTATTATTAAATTCTGGAATTTTTTTGAAGAGAGTATTAAAAGATACAGAGGTGTAGATAAAGAATACTTTATCTACTACCTTAAAGAAGTTGAATTCAAATTTAATTACAATATTGAAGAACAAAAGAATATATTATATTCACTCTATTTAACTTAA
- a CDS encoding methyl-accepting chemotaxis protein: MFKNLKIAQKVHIPLIIAILTTSIIIVVNSYISINKVEKEAFEKERIILTRYFEQKFQAKKDVGLTNAINIANNLYVKKALKENNREIVINGLKSLSNDFKNYTKYKNIKIHIHTKDLHSFARLWKLKKYGDDLSGFRKTIVEIKRTHKPFSAIEIGRAGLVLRGLAPVLDNGNYLGSVEFIQGLNSISKDARKDGFEIITIMDKKFSSIATFLKSQKSLFGSYAVVTKNGAYNKNFVDDISSVAKLTPTFKSSKYFVVSLPIKDFSNIVVGYALVGVDLKTVESIIDETSSALINQLIIMLIADIIMLLVLLLIISKGITKPVNELKDRTREISQGDGDLTKRIKVDTNDEIGETASFINEFIKKVQDVIVNIRSLSTDALSSSRELKRDAEETIKSTLLQNSIVNSTKELSAEAKENLKTAETSVLDTSKNIEEAYTVLEKMQKTLNDMASKIVEDAIGAKEVAQNVTSLADQTNQIKEVIEIIKDIADQTNLLALNAAIEAARAGEHGRGFAVVADEVRKLAERTQKSLTEIDAAISVIVQGVVEAQQEINLMANNAELVSETTGNVVNESTKAIKWMQETIELSKKAVEETRNVDSNLDKLVSENDKLSLAANSSEELAKNLELVSKRLQQITDALNSEMNKFKV; this comes from the coding sequence ATGTTTAAAAATCTTAAAATAGCACAAAAAGTTCATATACCATTAATTATTGCTATACTGACAACATCAATTATCATTGTGGTTAACTCATATATATCCATTAATAAAGTTGAAAAAGAGGCCTTTGAAAAAGAGAGAATTATATTAACTAGATATTTTGAGCAAAAGTTTCAAGCAAAGAAAGATGTAGGTTTAACAAATGCAATAAATATTGCAAATAATTTATATGTAAAAAAAGCATTAAAAGAGAACAATAGAGAGATAGTAATAAATGGTTTAAAAAGTTTAAGCAATGACTTCAAAAATTATACAAAATATAAGAATATAAAAATACATATTCATACCAAAGATCTTCACTCTTTTGCAAGACTTTGGAAATTGAAAAAATATGGAGATGATTTAAGTGGCTTTAGAAAAACTATTGTTGAGATTAAAAGAACACATAAGCCTTTTAGTGCTATTGAAATAGGGCGGGCAGGTTTAGTTCTTAGAGGGCTGGCTCCTGTTCTTGATAATGGTAATTATCTTGGAAGCGTAGAGTTTATTCAAGGTTTAAACTCTATTTCAAAAGATGCTAGAAAAGATGGATTTGAGATTATTACCATTATGGATAAAAAGTTTTCAAGTATTGCTACCTTTTTAAAGAGTCAAAAAAGTCTTTTTGGAAGTTACGCAGTTGTTACAAAAAATGGAGCTTACAATAAAAATTTTGTAGATGATATATCATCAGTTGCAAAATTAACACCAACTTTTAAAAGTTCAAAATATTTTGTTGTCTCATTACCTATTAAAGATTTTAGTAATATTGTAGTTGGATACGCTCTTGTAGGGGTAGACCTTAAAACAGTAGAGTCAATTATAGATGAAACATCAAGTGCATTAATAAATCAGCTAATAATAATGTTGATAGCAGACATTATTATGCTTTTGGTTCTTCTTTTAATTATTTCTAAAGGTATAACAAAGCCTGTAAATGAGTTAAAAGATAGAACAAGGGAGATATCTCAGGGTGATGGTGATTTAACTAAGAGGATAAAAGTAGATACAAATGATGAAATAGGAGAAACGGCTTCATTTATTAATGAGTTTATTAAAAAAGTCCAAGATGTAATTGTAAATATTAGAAGTTTATCGACAGATGCACTCAGTTCTTCTAGGGAGTTAAAAAGAGATGCAGAAGAGACAATTAAGAGTACATTGTTACAAAACAGTATTGTAAACAGCACTAAAGAGCTTTCGGCAGAAGCTAAAGAGAATTTAAAAACTGCTGAAACATCAGTTTTGGATACATCTAAAAATATTGAGGAAGCATATACTGTTTTGGAAAAAATGCAAAAAACTCTTAATGATATGGCATCCAAAATAGTTGAGGATGCTATTGGTGCTAAAGAGGTAGCACAAAATGTTACATCTCTAGCTGATCAGACAAATCAGATAAAAGAGGTAATAGAAATTATTAAAGATATTGCAGATCAGACAAACCTTTTAGCACTTAATGCAGCCATTGAAGCAGCCCGTGCAGGTGAACATGGTCGTGGGTTTGCTGTTGTTGCTGATGAGGTAAGAAAGCTTGCTGAACGTACACAGAAATCTCTTACAGAGATTGATGCTGCAATTTCTGTTATTGTTCAAGGTGTAGTAGAGGCTCAACAAGAGATAAACTTAATGGCTAATAATGCAGAGTTAGTAAGTGAAACTACAGGAAATGTCGTAAATGAGAGTACAAAAGCCATTAAATGGATGCAGGAGACTATAGAGTTATCTAAAAAAGCTGTTGAGGAGACTAGAAACGTAGATAGTAATCTAGACAAGTTAGTTTCTGAAAACGATAAGTTATCTCTTGCTGCAAATAGTAGTGAAGAGTTAGCAAAAAACCTTGAATTAGTATCTAAAAGACTTCAGCAGATAACAGATGCATTAAATTCTGAGATGAATAAATTTAAAGTTTAA